The sequence AGCTGCGTCAGCCTCAACCAAGGTCTCCAACCGTGGCACCGAAAGATGACTTTTCCAGACTTAATTCCGCCTGCAAGGCTCTGATAGGCTCAGATGTTTTCAGACCTTAGCAACACCTGTAATTGGACACTGTAAGAACTTTTCCAGCTCTGACACCATGCTTTTGCCATATTAAATCAAGAACTTCAAAGTTGcaaaattacataaaacatcAGGTGAGTTGCATCTGTGTTGCGTAAGATGTGGCTGACTGATTGGATTGTGTGACAATTTCAGAGTGAGTATTGCCTGGGCCGGCATATGTGCAAGCATAATGTTCTATGTAGGGCTCTTGAGTCGGAGGAAACCCTACTGGGACATTTTAGCATCACTTAAagatttcctttgtttttcGACCAACTAGAGTTATCCCAAGTAGAAATGACAATTCTTCCTCCTCAGATAAAACTGACCTCCAGACAACAGTTGGTACCTTTTAATTCTTAAATGTCCTACatcttcattgttttttttttaatttcttttaattattttttttagaaataaagaaattaacTATATTTTTGTCTCCTTGCACTCCATTTAATcatgtctctctccttcttcaGGGAAGAAAAAGGAGGCATCCACGCTCAACAAGCAAAACGAGGAGTTGGTGAAAGATGACAAGGAACCAGCTGACCTGACTGCAAATAATGAAaccaagaagaagaggaggaagaggaagaagaaaaagaaggcaGGGGAGGGTGGAAGTGCAGGTGGTGAGGAAATTGCAGCGAGGTCTGAACAGGGTCAAATTAAAGAGACTGAAGAAGGTGTGGAGTGTTCACAAACAGAAGATTTAGGAAAGGAAGCACAGACAAAGCAAAGCTCCATCTCATCTGTAGAAGTGAGCGAGGCAGCTACTCCCGAGGGCCAGAGGGCAACTCTGCTcgtctctgaagtaaagaaacCGCCTACGGTTACAGTCACTGAAGAAACAAGCCTACCCACGCTTGCTGACAAGGACCAATCTGAACAGTTCTCAAAGAGGGAGGCTTCTGAGCTCAAACCTTTGGCGGCAGAAGAGCAGCAGACTGGTGTCCAACCGGAGCCAGATACGTCCTCTAATGCTGATACTGCTCTCTctgggaagaagaagaaaaagaagggcCTGAAGGCTAAGTCCCAAACAGATGAGACTGTGGCCAAATCGCAGCTCAACACAGAAGCAGAGGTCATACCAGTAAGTAGTGAGGAGTCGGCTGAAAAGAAGGCACCAGACATTGATGCTACAACCCCAgccaagaagaaaaagaagaacctGAATGCAGAGAAGAATCTCAAAGAGGTTGAGGTTGAAACACAAGTTGGTGGTGTCGGCACAGAAGTAGATTTCCCATTAATACATTGTGAGGATCCAAGCACCAGACTCGAGAGGCCATCTGATTCTACGGCCACGTGCAATAAGAAGAGTAAGAAAAAGAACCTCATTGCTGACATAGCAGCACAGGTTGAGGCTGAGGCCCAGTTCGAGGTAGAGGGAAAGCCCACAGACGCCGAAATCACATCAGTGCCACttaaaaagaagacaaagaaaaaaggcaaGCAGGTGGATGCAAGCCTCGAAGCTTTACCTGCTGCAGATGAAAGCGCTGTAACCCTtctgaagaagaaaaggaaaaagactcAAAAAGAATCTGAGACTTTAGCTGCAGCGTTGGATACTGAGGAACTGCAGTGTGAGGTCAGCATGACAACgccagcaaagaagaagaagaagaagaagttggcGGCAGCCCAAGTGGACGAGAAAGATCCCACCCAGTTGCCGGTGGTTGGCATTGTTGATGCAGAGCCCCCTTTGGATGAAATAGTCTCTTCCTCTAGGAAAGAGGtcaagaagaagaggaagatcCCTGTGGTCTTTGAGTACGAGGCCGACGAGCTGGAGGCTGCTGCACAGGAGGCTACATCTATCAACGGCCTCGCACAAGAAGAAACTGTTGCCAAGAAGTTAAAACCAGACAGGGTGAGTGTTTAATGAGGTTAAATGGTTCTAAGGAGATGAGACTGATCATGACTATCGGATAAAACAGAAACATCAGAAACTTTGAATCTGTCTCCGTTTTCAGGATGTTGACAAGCGATCTACACCTCTGTCCACTAAAAAGTCAACAAAGAAGCTGAAGACAACCTCATCGTCTGACTTCATCACATTTCAGAGCAAAGCTACAGTCCCAACACCACTCTTTTGCAAAACCAAGGGGCGCCCCAGCACCCCGCTGTCCAGCAAGAAGGTAAAAGTAAACAGTCAGAACTACTCAAATGTGTAATCTGGATACTTAAgactccactatgttcaccagctagctgCTACCTTTgtgtgctgagcaggtagtgtacaatACTCCTGCTGCTGGAAGTGAACACCCCTCACATTACACTCATTTGATCTATTGTTAATGTGGAGCTTTTTTAAGATTGTTATTGGGCTTTTTATGCATTTGTATTTGATAGTACAGATAGACAGGAAGGGGgggagatgggggatgacatgtaGGACCTGGTTAGCTAGGTGTCGACCcttgaaaatgttttgtgaGAAACACATTTGTCAGGCTTAAAATgaatacacattttctttacatGAAAACCCTTCTCAGTATAGCTTATGTTGATGATACTTTGGTGACTGTTAAATTAGCTTCCGACTAATGCTCCCGATTCGGCGGTTAAAGGATAAATTTAGGAGATTGCTGAGTGACCAATCATCCtactggttgttttttttgcacctcTTACTGTTGTGTGAGCGTGACATTTTAGGTTAAGCATTAAAGCTGGTTATAAAATCTGAAACTGTAAGATTTCTGAAAGCTTTATCCTGTTtttgaaaaggcaaaaaagggagatttcagattttttttcacatgtagaccacatcCCCAACAACTACAGACTCAACTCCAATCTCCTTCTTTCTGTCCAAAATTGTGCACATAACTCTGCGAACCATTTCAGACACCATTTCTGATTTTTGTATCACTGGCACTGCCCTCTCCTGATTTAAATCATACTTTTCTGACCACCACCAGTTTATTAGTATTAATAAATCCAACTCTAACACAGCCCCAGTCTCTCAAGGTGTCCCCCAAGGTTTAGTGCTCGGGCCCTTCCTCTTCATCCCCTACATGCTTCCCCATGGGCACATCACATCCCCACATGGCCTCCAATTTCACACTTATGCCGACTACACCCAGCTCTACATATCCACCAAATCCATTACTGCCGCCACTCACTCCACCCTTACAAGCTGCCTCGCGAATATAAAAACCTGGATGCAACTTCCTCAAAACCCTAAACCCTGAATCCCTCAACAGATCCTCCCTCTGCATCGATGACTCCACTGTTACTGCTTCCACACACACCTTTAACCTTGGTGTAGTCTTTGATTAAGCTCTTTTTGAACGCCACATTaaccaaattacaaaaacttcCTTCAATCTCAAACATATTACCCACCTTAGCCCCTCCATCTCCCGCTGAAACGTTTATCCATGCTTTCATCACCTCAAGACTGGATTACTTCAACAGCATCTTGTACAGTACAGGTACTGCGCATCCACCAAAAACCTCACTACAATACATCCGAAATCTCCCCATTCTGCTCACTCACCCCCCAACCAGAGATCACATCCTCCGTTAGTTAGGGTCCAAATCCAGTACAGAATTCTTCTCATCACCTGCAAAGCCctccacaacctcgccccctCCTACCTCCCTGACGTGCTCCTACCCGTAACCCCAGGTGTCCTGACGATTAACTCCTCACCCCTCTCACCTGGTGACATGGGCTGCCCCCTCTCTCTGGAACTCTTTCCCACAACACCTcagacattctccttcaggaccCTCCTATTTAAATCTGCTTTTAATCTGTGCTTGTTTGTTATTTCTCGTAGCTATAGTTGTATTAAGTATAAttgcactgtttttgttttgttttcatatggAGTGCCTTTGAGTACTCTTTAAAAgggttataaaaataaatgtattattattggaCCCACTATACCTAAATTTGTCAAACCGAGAGTACATAATCCCAGATTTGCTAAAGTTTCCTTAAAACAGTTTCAGATTTTTTGAaaccttttattgtttttgtgaaaatataaataataaaaagcattCTTTGCTGAGCCTATATTGAGCTAATGGCTCATTTGGACTAGTTGGCggtgtacaaacacaaaataaggtGTCATGGAGGGATATTTGGAGGGACATAGAAAATCCGAATGGCTTGACCTAGTCTAGTCAGGGCATGCTGGCTTAGTGTGTTTCATGTTGGCCAAGCCAGGCTGAGGAGGCAACTGGGTGAGGCCAGGTGTTAGTAATTCAGATTAATGCTGCTTCAACAGACCACAGAGTCGATAACAGACCTAATGATGCAGGAATAGAGAACAGTAAGGggtaattcaaaaaataaatgatcccCAATTTAAGTTATGTTTCCCTTAACTTTACCCTTAACTGCCGAATCGGACGCTGCGAATGGAAAGCTAACGTCAGAGCTGTGATACTTTGCCCACCTGATAAACTCACTTTTTGTATTTACTTGCCGTCCACTTAAGtgggaaaagttctctagtgttgctttaatgcattttaaaaacgCTAttagtgtcattttaattaGCAGATTAAACATTGACTCATCAGACTGACCGGTTACAATAATGAATGCAAAGAAATGTCTTTGTACACACACTGTCAAGTCCTCCCCTCGTTCAGCACCCAAAGGACACGTGTACAACTcaaaactttcaattcaaaaactCTTTTATTCTTCTGGCTCGTTCGGtgattgtcccccccccccccccccaccccccccccccccccccccccccccccccccccccccccccccccccccccaccccccccccccccccctcccccccccccccccccccccccccccccccatagccTTATCGAGATTAGTGTTTTTGTTGTAGATCAGGTTGTAAACCTTTTAGACAGAACCAaaatttaacatgaaaatcatttcacacatttcacacatttccTCAAAATAAACTAATGTTTGCATAAACCCATTCAACACAAAATTTTAAGTCAATTAAATCAATCTATTCAGCAGTTAAACAATATGAAAATTAGTAAACATTTCACCGACCATTGGCGTCTCTGGGCTGAGCTTTGTGGGTGAACTTGAagtgtcttctctctgcagtttgtgttactgactgactgagcacCTCCATGTCTTACCAGGTGCTCCTAATCAGTGATGACTGATCAGGTGCACAGCAGCTGTTCAGGTGCACTGCTGCTGGTGCACTCTGGGAAGTGAAGTTCTATGGGGCAATTTTCTTAAAATGAGATTCAGCTTAACACCTCCCACTTGAGCTCCTGGTTTCTCACAAGCCAGAGAGGTCACTCAAACCCTTCATACTTCTGTTTGTTCTTCAGTGGGAAGTAAGATGACAAGACGTCGAACATCTCTGTGAAGAATTGTGGCTGGGATTTTAGTTCGAAGGCTCTTGGTTCTTTCACTGTTTGCTCTTGTGGTGTGAACAGGATAGCTGGGAACAGTCTTCACAAGCACATCTCTTACGATGCCTTTGTTGTCAGCATTGACATCAACCACTCTAGCCAGCCTGTACTGTCCTCTCAGGGCATTTTGGTCAGCTAACCAGACCACATCTCCAACGGCAACATTTCGTTCTTTGGTGTGCCATTTGTTCCTTATGAACAAATTAGGTCCAGCCAATTGGCTCCACTTCTTCCAGAAATTGCTCACCTCTGCTTCAATACGTTTTAGTCTTTTGTAAGGGTAGCCGTCAAACTGAAAATCTCCAGTGTCACCCTTTAGATTGGCACGTCCCAAAAGCAGAGAATTCGGGGTGATGTACTCTACACAGTCTTCTCTGCTTTGAGTTCTTGCATCGATGGGTCTCTCATTCGCAAGGTTGGCTGCCATGTAGAGAAAGGTTTGGAATTCTCCCCATGTGAAAACACCATCTCCACCGAGGTTACTCAATGCCCGCTTTACTATCTTGACAGCTGCTTCTGCTGCACCATTCCTATGGGGAGAGTCAGCAGGGTGGATCATCCACGACCATTCTGTACCATGCTTGGCAGCTTTGTCCTCAAGTTCAGACTTGTTTAGTTGGTTGAGGAATTTGTGAAGCTTCTCCAGCGCAGGTCTGGCTCCCACAAAGTTTGTGCCAGGGTCTGACCAGAGTTTCCTGGGATGTCCTCTCAGTGAAGTGAACCTTTGATAGGCTAGCAGAAATCCTTCAGATGACATGTCACTCACCACTTCTGTGTGTATGGCTCGGGAAGCCATACAGCAGAAGACTATCCCCCATACTCTGAGTCTAGTTCTCTTCTTGACCTCATCTTTTACTTCATAAGGGCCGAACAGGTCCATGGTTGTGAATTCAAAAGGTGCAGCTGGACCTGTTCGCTCTGGAGGCAGGTCAGCCATGATTTGTTGACACAGTTTTGCCTTGTTTTTCCTGCAGACCACACAGCTGTCTACAATTTTCTTAGCAAGTCTACGGCCTTTTATTACCCAGGCTTTCTTCCTCATCCGGAGAAGGGTTCCTGCCACTCCCTCGTGATTTGCTTTGTGGGATTCCCGTGCCAGCAGTGTAGACACCCATGCTTCAAATGGTAAAACTGGCACTGTGCTCTTATCTTCATTGAACGTCTGAATCCTACCTCCGCAAACTAGCAGTCCAGAGTTTGAATCTTTGTATACCGCCAATCTGCTAAGAGTCGTGTCTGAGAAAACTGTACTGTCCTGCTGCGGAGAGGTCTGTTATGCATCTTCCTGGTCTTTGACAGTAATCACAGATTGCTTGGGTGATCTTACCTCCCACTCTGACTGTTTAGGGGCCTTATACTTCCTCTTTAGCCACTGCTTGGCAGCTAGACAAACCCAGGCAACGACTCTCACCAGTTGGGACAGGCTACTAAATCTTCTTACTTCCACAAGATCTTTAACCCAGCCAGTGGGTCTCCGTCCTAGAAGAGTTGGGTTAATTCCCTCTTGAGATTCACTCTTTGGACTTTCCTGAGTGCCTTC is a genomic window of Etheostoma spectabile isolate EspeVRDwgs_2016 chromosome 11, UIUC_Espe_1.0, whole genome shotgun sequence containing:
- the rrp1 gene encoding ribosomal RNA processing protein 1 homolog B gives rise to the protein MASIQEPEVQFAQRLASNEKPIRTKAIKKLRKYINVRSRNPTGGFTGDELLKLWKGLFYCLWMQDKPLLQEELSNQISTLIHSFCDIDGQLLYLESFLQTFKREWTGIDRLRMDKFFQLVRFMFRQTFEMLKRKHWESCVIGRFVELLTTQLLQSTSGAPSGLQFHILDLYMTELAAVGSAELTADQNLIFIQPFCKTAAKTKDRSLFSAICNSIFSTIIDQAPFAIEDLMKEVKAEASDSDSGQASEEDGKEDQLKGKMSKPVGKKGTWKQINGNISNKEAGDEDDEDYDNELLHLEESDTEESCDEDVGPVLQFDYAALADKLFELASRSSTPSQNRQRLYKIIRVLRDLSEGIFPQDEYPEEVSTDEDDEMFGSRKRMKRRGGRVEEEEEDEGVPSAKKRKGKKKEASTLNKQNEELVKDDKEPADLTANNETKKKRRKRKKKKKAGEGGSAGGEEIAARSEQGQIKETEEGVECSQTEDLGKEAQTKQSSISSVEVSEAATPEGQRATLLVSEVKKPPTVTVTEETSLPTLADKDQSEQFSKREASELKPLAAEEQQTGVQPEPDTSSNADTALSGKKKKKKGLKAKSQTDETVAKSQLNTEAEVIPVSSEESAEKKAPDIDATTPAKKKKKNLNAEKNLKEVEVETQVGGVGTEVDFPLIHCEDPSTRLERPSDSTATCNKKSKKKNLIADIAAQVEAEAQFEVEGKPTDAEITSVPLKKKTKKKGKQVDASLEALPAADESAVTLLKKKRKKTQKESETLAAALDTEELQCEVSMTTPAKKKKKKKLAAAQVDEKDPTQLPVVGIVDAEPPLDEIVSSSRKEVKKKRKIPVVFEYEADELEAAAQEATSINGLAQEETVAKKLKPDRDVDKRSTPLSTKKSTKKLKTTSSSDFITFQSKATVPTPLFCKTKGRPSTPLSSKKKSQTPKSESKKVTFGLKNNKTAEFRKTDRSLLLSPDGPSRVPFDPKQKPKFGVLKSPPTPLSARKTPKANRKTGSNTPKSTPKGRPTAADFF